A window from Desulfobacterales bacterium encodes these proteins:
- a CDS encoding phosphotransferase family protein has translation MEERIQNFFRNKMPEVKNLIVTGLKKNTAGFSYETAFFHAEWIENEEQISKDFVIRAEPKGGGLVEPYDVRIQYWILKSLQGTPIPVPKVYWLETDLNVIGSPFFIMDMVEGEIPEPWAFFKHPYYRDSVKREQIGKKMVEVLAHIHNVDWKALGLGEHMEVPAEGKGAALSEIEKWWKIIKEFRVEPEPILADTYMWLKENMPNTKKLTLVHGDYRLGNFIWNDDRISAVLDWEMAHIGDPMCDLGWFFMKHWTSGKPGEIHWVLKKDDIYRYYENITGERIDDEILKYWIVMNNFKNFGIMICAAKVVLNRKSDDLRLLTFSVMPFHCLQEIMDMINF, from the coding sequence ATGGAAGAAAGGATTCAGAACTTTTTTAGAAATAAGATGCCGGAGGTAAAGAACCTTATCGTGACTGGTCTTAAAAAAAATACGGCGGGGTTTTCCTATGAGACAGCTTTTTTTCATGCGGAATGGATTGAGAATGAGGAGCAGATTAGCAAGGATTTTGTGATCAGGGCGGAACCAAAAGGCGGGGGGCTGGTTGAACCTTATGATGTCCGGATTCAATACTGGATATTAAAATCCTTGCAGGGCACACCGATACCGGTACCCAAGGTTTATTGGCTGGAAACGGATCTGAATGTTATCGGAAGCCCTTTTTTCATAATGGATATGGTCGAAGGTGAGATTCCTGAACCGTGGGCGTTTTTCAAGCACCCATATTATAGAGATTCGGTGAAAAGGGAACAGATAGGCAAAAAAATGGTAGAGGTTCTCGCTCATATTCATAACGTGGACTGGAAAGCGCTCGGGCTTGGGGAACATATGGAGGTACCTGCAGAAGGAAAAGGCGCGGCACTATCGGAGATAGAAAAATGGTGGAAAATTATCAAGGAATTCCGCGTAGAACCCGAACCGATACTGGCAGACACCTATATGTGGCTAAAAGAAAACATGCCGAATACGAAAAAGCTGACACTGGTGCACGGGGATTATCGGCTGGGGAATTTTATCTGGAATGATGATCGAATCTCGGCTGTTCTGGACTGGGAGATGGCGCACATCGGGGACCCTATGTGCGATTTAGGCTGGTTTTTTATGAAACACTGGACATCCGGGAAGCCGGGTGAGATTCACTGGGTTCTGAAAAAAGATGATATATATCGATATTATGAGAACATTACCGGGGAAAGAATCGATGATGAAATTTTAAAATACTGGATTGTTATGAACAATTTTAAAAATTTCGGCATCATGATCTGCGCGGCCAAGGTCGTTTTGAATCGAAAAAGCGATGACTTGCGTCTGCTTACCTTCAGCGTTATGCCTTTTCATTGCTTGCAAGAGATAATGGACATGATCAATTTTTAA
- a CDS encoding phosphotransferase family protein produces MENKIKEFLRTKMPEAENLFITGLKQNTEGFSYETFFFNAEWSVKEEKKSRDFVVRAEPKGGFLEPYDVALQYWVLKALGETSIPVPNVLWLETNKEVIGKPFFVMDRVEGEVPIPWGFQSHEYYKDSVKRDKMGKNMVDVLAQIHRVDWRKLGLDKYLQVPDAGMGPAVRELKRWEDMIREFRVEPEPVVSDALMWLKENMPNTKKLTLVHGDYRMGNFIWHEGRIAAFLDWEMVAIGDPMCDLGWFFMKHWRPGDPDKVHRLLDKEKVYEYYEEMTGEPVDDETVRYWTVMNNIKMFAIMVCATKVVFERKSRDLRLLTWSVMPFPLLEDIIELIDY; encoded by the coding sequence ATGGAAAACAAAATAAAGGAGTTTCTTAGAACCAAAATGCCGGAAGCGGAGAATCTCTTCATCACGGGGCTTAAACAAAATACCGAGGGTTTTTCTTATGAAACCTTTTTTTTTAACGCTGAATGGTCAGTGAAAGAAGAAAAAAAATCCAGGGATTTTGTTGTCCGGGCAGAACCCAAAGGGGGCTTTTTAGAACCCTACGACGTTGCGTTGCAATATTGGGTGTTAAAAGCTTTGGGTGAAACGTCCATTCCCGTGCCGAATGTTCTTTGGCTGGAAACGAACAAGGAGGTAATTGGAAAACCGTTTTTTGTCATGGATCGGGTCGAAGGAGAGGTGCCCATCCCCTGGGGGTTTCAGTCTCATGAGTACTATAAGGATTCCGTTAAAAGGGATAAGATGGGCAAAAACATGGTCGATGTCCTAGCGCAAATCCATCGGGTGGACTGGAGAAAACTCGGCCTGGATAAGTACTTGCAAGTACCGGATGCCGGAATGGGACCGGCTGTTCGGGAGTTGAAACGATGGGAGGACATGATTCGCGAGTTTAGGGTCGAGCCTGAGCCGGTAGTGAGTGACGCCCTGATGTGGTTGAAGGAAAACATGCCGAATACAAAAAAGCTAACGTTGGTGCATGGGGATTACCGTATGGGAAATTTTATCTGGCATGAGGGTCGTATTGCCGCATTCCTGGATTGGGAGATGGTCGCCATAGGGGATCCGATGTGCGATTTGGGCTGGTTTTTCATGAAACACTGGCGGCCCGGTGATCCCGATAAGGTTCACAGGCTGTTGGATAAAGAAAAGGTCTACGAATATTATGAAGAGATGACCGGAGAGCCGGTCGATGATGAAACGGTTCGATATTGGACGGTTATGAACAATATCAAAATGTTCGCGATCATGGTGTGCGCAACAAAGGTGGTTTTTGAAAGAAAAAGCAGAGACTTGCGTCTGTTGACCTGGAGCGTCATGCCCTTTCCTCTTCTTGAAGATATCATCGAACTGATCGATTATTAA